One genomic segment of Chryseobacterium phocaeense includes these proteins:
- a CDS encoding type II 3-dehydroquinate dehydratase, whose translation MKVLIINGPNLNLLGTREPEIYGTTSMEFYLQNLKSEFTLYDLDYYQSNIEGEIINRLQEDNFDAVVINPGAYTHYSYAIADCLKNIKKPKVEVHISNIYQREEFRQKSVTAAHTDAVLSGFGMEGYRLAILSLK comes from the coding sequence ATGAAAGTCCTTATCATCAACGGCCCCAACCTGAACCTTCTGGGAACAAGAGAACCTGAAATTTACGGTACTACTTCCATGGAATTCTATCTGCAAAATCTGAAATCAGAATTCACATTGTATGATCTGGATTATTATCAATCCAATATTGAGGGGGAAATCATCAACAGGCTGCAGGAGGATAATTTTGATGCCGTGGTAATTAATCCCGGAGCGTACACGCATTACTCCTATGCCATTGCAGATTGTTTAAAAAACATCAAAAAGCCAAAAGTAGAAGTTCATATCAGTAATATTTACCAAAGGGAAGAATTCCGTCAGAAATCGGTAACGGCTGCGCATACGGATGCGGTATTGTCCGGTTTCGGGATGGAGGGTTACAGGCTGGCGATTTTAAGTTTGAAATAA
- the pckA gene encoding phosphoenolpyruvate carboxykinase (ATP): MKHAKIIQDLEKLGIKGNYEVVYNPSYEELYQAEVAPENQGFETAELTESGAVSVKTGIFTGRSPKDRYIVQDDVTRDTIFWDGKVNLPTTAENFDSCKALVLNQLSEAKKIYVVDAFCGTNTDTRLKVRFIVEVAWQAHFVTNMFIRPSHYELENFGTPDFTVINGSKTTNPNWEAQGLNSENFIMFNLTEKLQIIGGTWYGGEMKKGMFAMMNYYLPLKGMASMHCSANVGEEGDVALFFGLSGTGKTTLSADPKRFLIGDDEHGWDNNGVFNYEGGCYAKVIDLSEEKEPDIFRAIKRDALLENVVVNNGIADYKDGSITENTRVSYPIYHINKIVLPSKAGHAKKIVYLSADAFGVLPPVSILDENQAQYHFLCGYTSKLAGTERGITEPEPSFSPAFGEAFLTLHPTMYSKTLIGKMKEHGAKAYLVNTGWNGTGKRISLKDTRAIIDAIIDGSIENAPKTQVPIMNLEIPTQLPNVSEGILDPRETYSNASEWEEKAKDLAARYIKNFEQYCDTEEGRKLIASGPQLQQQTT, translated from the coding sequence ATGAAACACGCTAAAATCATCCAGGATTTAGAAAAATTAGGGATTAAAGGAAATTACGAAGTGGTCTATAACCCTTCTTACGAGGAGTTATATCAGGCTGAAGTAGCTCCTGAAAATCAAGGCTTTGAGACAGCTGAGCTTACTGAATCTGGTGCGGTATCAGTAAAAACCGGAATTTTCACAGGTCGTTCACCTAAGGACAGATACATAGTTCAGGATGATGTTACAAGAGACACAATTTTCTGGGACGGGAAAGTAAACCTTCCTACAACAGCGGAAAATTTTGATTCGTGTAAAGCATTAGTGCTGAACCAGCTTTCTGAGGCTAAGAAAATTTATGTGGTTGATGCTTTTTGCGGTACCAACACAGACACAAGACTAAAAGTAAGGTTCATCGTTGAAGTGGCGTGGCAGGCGCATTTCGTTACTAATATGTTCATCCGTCCGTCTCATTATGAACTTGAGAATTTCGGAACTCCGGATTTCACAGTAATCAACGGTTCCAAAACTACTAACCCTAACTGGGAAGCTCAGGGATTAAACTCTGAGAACTTCATTATGTTCAATCTTACTGAAAAACTACAGATCATCGGAGGTACATGGTACGGCGGTGAAATGAAGAAAGGAATGTTTGCCATGATGAATTACTACCTTCCACTGAAAGGAATGGCTTCTATGCACTGTTCTGCCAACGTAGGCGAAGAAGGTGATGTAGCGCTTTTCTTTGGTCTTTCAGGAACAGGAAAAACCACTTTATCTGCGGATCCTAAGAGATTCCTGATCGGTGATGATGAGCACGGCTGGGATAACAACGGAGTATTCAACTATGAAGGTGGATGTTATGCCAAGGTAATTGACCTTTCCGAAGAAAAAGAACCGGATATCTTCAGAGCGATCAAAAGAGATGCACTTCTTGAAAACGTAGTGGTAAACAACGGAATTGCAGATTACAAAGACGGATCTATCACGGAAAATACAAGAGTATCTTACCCTATTTACCATATCAATAAAATTGTTCTTCCTTCCAAGGCAGGACACGCGAAGAAGATTGTTTATCTTTCTGCAGACGCATTCGGGGTATTGCCTCCGGTTTCAATTTTGGATGAGAACCAGGCGCAGTACCATTTCCTTTGTGGATATACCTCTAAATTAGCAGGTACAGAAAGAGGAATCACTGAACCTGAACCATCTTTCTCCCCTGCATTCGGAGAGGCGTTCCTTACCCTTCACCCAACAATGTACTCTAAGACACTGATCGGGAAAATGAAGGAACACGGAGCAAAAGCTTATCTGGTGAATACTGGGTGGAACGGAACAGGAAAAAGAATATCTCTGAAAGATACAAGAGCGATTATCGATGCCATTATTGACGGATCTATTGAAAACGCTCCTAAAACTCAGGTTCCAATTATGAACCTTGAAATTCCTACACAGCTTCCGAATGTTTCCGAAGGTATTTTAGACCCTAGAGAAACGTACAGCAATGCTTCAGAGTGGGAAGAAAAAGCAAAAGATCTTGCCGCAAGATATATCAAAAACTTTGAACAGTATTGCGATACTGAAGAAGGGAGGAAGCTTATTGCTTCAGGGCCTCAGCTTCAGCAGCAAACTACTTAA
- a CDS encoding SusC/RagA family TonB-linked outer membrane protein translates to MISKGLINSKAWIPPVAVFFLGIFSAHAQEVKPKKDTIREKEIDEVVVIAYGKAKRTSYTGSVATISSDKINNRPVTNITKALEGQVPGVQAVSASGQPGATASVRIRGVGSISASSDPLYVVDGIPFDGNINSISPNDIESISVLKDATASSLYGSRGANGIIIITTKSGKKGESRINFNISQGFSDRAVKDYKQVSTDEYFQLYWEALRNGYKSGQITAQQAGQMASDNLVTALGINPYGTGFPNPVGTDGKLVPGAKALWNDDWRDILQRTASRSQVDFDISGGSEKSNYFFSLGYLDDKGIAIESGFQKFATRLKINSEVKKWLNAGVNLSYTNSIQNAPPSSDSRTDNIINAARVIPSFYPYYERNADGSYRYDADGNRIYDFGKYRPTSALQNQNAAATLPLDKNENKEDNFSGKGFLDFTFLPELKFKTSFSVDLVNYNGHYYSNPLIGQGSETGGSVTKSNSRTLSYTTSNILTFDKKLGKHHLNVLAGQEFYKYDYQTLSGSRSQFSLPYYYEPDAAALLGSFSGNSDKFSLLSFLGRAEYDFNNKYFFSVSGRADGSSRFFADNRWGKFWSVGGSWKASNEDFIKNLNVFNQLTLRASYGGQGNDKLRRPNGSSLYYAYQELYKFYNNLGEPGTVLEKIQTNDVKWETNLNLNIGLEFAVLNNRVKGNVEYFKRKSQDLLFNMPVAPSLGISDFPFNVGTIQNTGFEFSLFTTPVKNDNFQWNVDVNLSTLTNKITKLPKGSVISGTKRLEVGGSIYDFFIPEWIGVDPSNGKPLWRYIYQDANGNTVDGTTSEYAKATKTVQGSALPKVTGGVSTSVAYKNFDLSGLLTFSIGGKILDTDYTSLMSNGSAGGRAWSAEMLNRWTPENPNTDVPALSTTTNNWNSTSSRFLYSGTYARLKNVSLGYTLPSDYFERLGLKKFRIYVQAENLLTFYKHKGMDPEQALDGTTYYRYPAMRTITFGLQATL, encoded by the coding sequence ATGATTAGCAAAGGTTTAATTAATTCTAAAGCCTGGATTCCCCCGGTAGCTGTATTTTTTCTGGGAATATTCAGTGCCCATGCACAGGAAGTAAAGCCGAAAAAAGATACCATCAGAGAAAAAGAAATTGATGAAGTAGTCGTGATTGCTTATGGGAAAGCAAAAAGAACAAGCTATACGGGTTCAGTGGCTACCATTTCAAGTGATAAGATCAATAACAGGCCGGTTACCAATATTACCAAAGCCCTCGAAGGGCAGGTTCCGGGTGTTCAGGCAGTAAGTGCTTCCGGACAGCCTGGTGCCACAGCCTCTGTACGGATCAGGGGAGTGGGTTCTATCAGCGCTTCAAGTGATCCGTTGTATGTTGTGGATGGAATTCCTTTTGACGGAAATATCAATTCCATCAGCCCGAATGATATTGAGTCCATTAGCGTCCTGAAAGATGCTACGGCCAGTTCCCTTTATGGTTCCAGAGGAGCCAACGGTATCATCATTATCACCACGAAATCCGGTAAAAAAGGAGAATCGAGGATTAATTTTAATATCAGCCAGGGATTTTCAGACAGAGCGGTAAAAGATTACAAACAGGTAAGCACCGATGAATATTTCCAGTTGTATTGGGAAGCATTGAGAAACGGATACAAATCCGGACAGATCACTGCTCAGCAGGCAGGGCAGATGGCCAGTGACAATCTGGTGACTGCCCTGGGAATCAATCCTTACGGAACCGGTTTCCCCAATCCTGTCGGTACCGACGGAAAGCTCGTGCCGGGCGCAAAAGCACTGTGGAATGATGACTGGAGAGATATTCTTCAGCGCACAGCTTCCAGAAGCCAGGTGGATTTTGATATCAGCGGAGGCAGTGAGAAAAGTAATTATTTCTTTTCATTAGGGTATCTTGATGACAAAGGGATTGCGATTGAGTCCGGTTTCCAGAAATTTGCGACCAGATTAAAAATTAATTCAGAAGTTAAAAAATGGCTGAATGCAGGGGTGAACCTAAGCTATACGAACAGTATTCAGAATGCGCCGCCATCCTCGGATTCAAGAACCGACAATATTATTAATGCGGCCAGAGTGATTCCTTCCTTCTATCCCTATTATGAAAGAAATGCTGACGGGAGCTACCGATATGATGCAGACGGAAACAGGATTTATGATTTCGGAAAATACAGGCCGACAAGTGCATTGCAGAACCAGAATGCCGCGGCAACGCTTCCTCTTGATAAAAACGAAAATAAGGAGGATAACTTTTCAGGGAAAGGATTTTTAGATTTTACGTTTCTCCCGGAGCTGAAATTTAAAACCAGTTTTTCTGTTGATTTAGTGAATTACAATGGTCATTATTATTCCAACCCATTGATCGGGCAGGGAAGTGAAACCGGTGGTTCGGTAACGAAATCAAACAGCAGAACGCTTTCTTATACGACCAGTAATATCCTGACTTTTGACAAGAAACTGGGAAAACATCACCTGAATGTTCTGGCAGGCCAGGAATTTTATAAATATGATTATCAAACCTTATCCGGCTCCAGAAGCCAGTTTTCGCTGCCTTACTATTATGAGCCGGACGCAGCCGCTTTGTTGGGAAGCTTCAGCGGAAACAGCGACAAATTTTCCCTGTTGAGTTTCTTAGGTAGAGCAGAATATGACTTTAACAACAAGTATTTCTTTTCTGTATCAGGAAGGGCAGACGGTTCTTCCAGGTTCTTTGCCGATAACCGCTGGGGGAAATTCTGGTCAGTGGGAGGTTCATGGAAAGCTTCCAATGAAGATTTTATCAAAAATCTGAATGTTTTCAACCAATTGACACTGCGTGCAAGTTACGGAGGACAAGGGAACGATAAGCTCCGCAGACCTAACGGATCTTCACTGTATTATGCTTACCAGGAATTATATAAATTTTACAATAACCTTGGCGAGCCGGGAACCGTTCTCGAAAAAATTCAGACGAATGATGTAAAATGGGAAACCAATCTTAATTTAAACATAGGACTTGAGTTCGCCGTTCTGAATAACCGGGTAAAAGGAAATGTGGAATATTTCAAAAGGAAAAGTCAGGACCTTTTGTTTAATATGCCGGTTGCTCCATCCCTCGGGATCAGTGATTTTCCTTTTAATGTAGGAACAATACAGAATACAGGTTTTGAATTCTCATTATTCACTACACCCGTTAAAAATGATAATTTCCAGTGGAATGTGGATGTGAACCTGAGTACATTAACCAATAAAATAACAAAGCTTCCGAAGGGCTCCGTTATATCCGGGACCAAACGTTTGGAAGTGGGCGGATCTATTTATGACTTCTTTATTCCCGAATGGATAGGAGTGGATCCTTCCAATGGAAAGCCGCTGTGGAGATATATTTATCAGGATGCGAACGGGAATACAGTAGATGGAACTACCTCGGAATATGCGAAAGCAACAAAAACCGTACAAGGCTCTGCTCTGCCTAAAGTAACCGGAGGAGTCAGTACAAGTGTTGCCTATAAAAACTTTGATCTTTCCGGACTGTTGACATTCAGTATCGGGGGAAAGATACTGGATACGGATTATACATCGCTGATGTCTAACGGGAGTGCCGGAGGACGTGCCTGGAGTGCCGAAATGCTGAACAGATGGACACCGGAAAACCCGAATACGGATGTTCCTGCATTAAGTACCACCACCAATAACTGGAACTCCACTTCCTCAAGATTTTTGTATTCCGGAACTTATGCAAGGCTTAAAAATGTGAGTCTTGGATATACGCTCCCTTCTGATTATTTTGAAAGGCTGGGACTGAAGAAATTCAGAATTTATGTTCAGGCAGAAAACCTTCTGACCTTCTACAAGCATAAAGGAATGGACCCGGAGCAGGCACTGGACGGAACCACATATTACCGATACCCTGCCATGAGAACGATTACTTTCGGACTTCAGGCAACCCTTTAA
- a CDS encoding GYDIA family GHMP kinase, with protein sequence MSGIFSPGKLMLTSEYFAIDGALVLAVPTKPGQEFFFEETENEKSLIFWEASHQNKLWLKAVIDYRNWEILETNLLPGAEFILKTLKNVQQLSEIKFKSNTTYHIRTNLQFPADYGLGSSSTLMNNLAEWADINPFHLNSISLGGSGYDIAVAKEKSAVLFRSKPEIAYERVNFDPPFKNELIFIHLNQKQDSREGINFYKSKAKSQTLVDEFSDITKKVLLCSELEKFSELMMIHEQKIAKFLEIPTVKEKFFADCPVFVKSLGAWGGDFVMSAKFDGYKDYFWGKGFNAVFEWSDIINL encoded by the coding sequence ATGAGCGGAATATTTTCACCGGGAAAGCTTATGCTTACTTCAGAATATTTCGCGATAGACGGAGCTCTTGTCCTGGCGGTACCTACCAAGCCTGGACAAGAGTTTTTTTTTGAAGAAACAGAAAATGAAAAATCATTGATTTTCTGGGAAGCCTCTCATCAGAATAAACTATGGCTCAAAGCGGTCATTGATTACAGAAACTGGGAAATTCTGGAGACCAATCTACTTCCAGGCGCTGAATTTATCCTCAAAACCTTAAAAAATGTTCAGCAGCTTTCTGAAATCAAATTCAAAAGCAATACCACCTACCATATAAGGACCAATCTTCAGTTTCCTGCCGATTACGGGCTTGGCAGCAGTTCCACCTTAATGAACAACCTTGCTGAGTGGGCAGACATCAATCCTTTTCATTTAAATTCAATCAGTCTGGGCGGAAGCGGCTATGATATTGCGGTGGCAAAAGAAAAATCGGCGGTACTTTTCCGGAGCAAGCCGGAAATTGCCTATGAAAGAGTAAATTTCGACCCGCCATTCAAAAATGAACTGATTTTTATTCATTTAAATCAGAAACAGGACAGCAGGGAAGGAATCAATTTTTACAAGTCAAAAGCAAAGTCTCAAACTTTGGTTGATGAATTTTCGGATATCACAAAAAAAGTTTTGTTATGCAGTGAATTGGAAAAATTTTCTGAGCTGATGATGATTCATGAACAAAAAATTGCAAAATTCCTTGAAATTCCTACAGTTAAAGAAAAATTTTTCGCAGACTGCCCTGTTTTCGTCAAAAGTTTGGGGGCATGGGGTGGAGATTTTGTGATGAGTGCTAAATTTGACGGCTATAAGGACTATTTTTGGGGAAAAGGTTTTAACGCCGTTTTTGAATGGTCTGATATAATTAATTTATAA
- the fabD gene encoding ACP S-malonyltransferase, translating to MKALVFPGQGSQFVGMGKELYDSRKDIKDLMESANEILGFDILSLMFNGTDADLKKTEVTQPSIFIHSVAALKAVNGLGAEMVAGHSLGEFSALVANGVLSFDDGLKLVSERAKAMQEACDANPSSMAAILGLEDAKVEEICAQISGIVVPANYNCPGQLVISGETPAVEEACIKLKEAGAKRALLLPVNGAFHSPLMQPAQERLAAAIEQTKFRKATIPVYQNITTTAVINPEEIKQNLIAQLTGPVKWTQSVQNMIKDGASNFVEVGPGKTLQGLIKKIDPSVDVASAI from the coding sequence ATGAAAGCACTTGTATTTCCTGGGCAGGGTTCTCAGTTCGTAGGAATGGGAAAAGAATTGTACGATTCTAGAAAAGACATTAAGGACTTAATGGAATCTGCCAATGAAATTTTAGGTTTCGACATTCTTTCGTTGATGTTCAACGGAACGGATGCAGATCTTAAGAAAACAGAGGTTACCCAGCCTTCCATCTTTATACATTCAGTGGCTGCTTTAAAGGCAGTAAACGGTCTTGGAGCCGAAATGGTTGCAGGACATTCTTTAGGAGAATTTTCAGCATTGGTAGCCAATGGAGTTTTATCCTTTGATGACGGCCTGAAACTGGTATCCGAAAGAGCAAAAGCCATGCAGGAAGCTTGTGATGCCAATCCAAGTTCTATGGCTGCTATCTTAGGTCTTGAAGACGCCAAGGTAGAAGAGATCTGTGCACAGATCAGCGGTATTGTGGTACCGGCCAATTACAACTGTCCGGGACAGCTGGTTATTTCAGGAGAAACCCCTGCGGTAGAAGAAGCTTGCATAAAGCTTAAAGAAGCAGGTGCTAAAAGAGCATTATTGCTACCTGTAAACGGAGCTTTCCACTCTCCATTGATGCAGCCTGCACAGGAAAGACTGGCAGCCGCAATCGAGCAGACCAAATTCAGAAAAGCAACTATTCCGGTGTATCAGAATATCACTACGACGGCTGTAATCAATCCTGAAGAGATCAAGCAAAATCTGATCGCTCAGCTTACAGGTCCTGTAAAATGGACACAGTCTGTTCAGAATATGATCAAGGACGGTGCTTCTAATTTTGTAGAAGTAGGTCCTGGAAAAACCCTTCAGGGGCTTATCAAGAAAATTGATCCTTCTGTAGATGTTGCTTCAGCCATCTAA
- a CDS encoding helix-turn-helix domain-containing protein: MNTKNEQIEKLKQELIDRYIILMVTILGIYAAIFTFYIYDKVMSWYMIGGLFFLGYSHVLVRKKFPNYALVHLYLIVAPLYNFYVMLAFWDNSVASFCWLLPIPLGAYIFFSKKEVIVYTVYVLLIIVLGYILANNLTFTFPKHSQKEVLFTDTILITSNILVVTLLIYYKDKIRKLEIISQFTQNQKAEKEKIIPPKAAPEDQDTDNENMEKLFSKIEGSMTENMLFKDVKFNLSSLSVALNVNSTYISKAIRYKGYPNFNSYLNTYRINYVKKLFTEIDFQKTTLMYVYTEAGFSNQSTFNRVFKQIEGITPSEYFQKTLKDSNESGL, encoded by the coding sequence ATGAACACAAAAAATGAACAAATAGAAAAATTAAAGCAAGAGCTGATTGATCGATATATCATCCTTATGGTTACGATCTTGGGAATTTATGCTGCCATTTTCACATTCTATATTTACGACAAGGTGATGTCGTGGTATATGATTGGCGGATTATTCTTTTTAGGCTATAGCCATGTGCTTGTACGAAAAAAATTTCCAAATTATGCGCTCGTTCATCTGTATTTAATTGTAGCACCGCTATATAATTTTTATGTCATGCTTGCTTTTTGGGATAATTCTGTGGCCAGTTTTTGCTGGTTGCTGCCCATCCCCCTGGGAGCTTACATCTTTTTCAGTAAAAAGGAAGTCATAGTCTATACTGTTTATGTTCTTCTGATCATTGTCCTGGGTTACATTTTAGCCAATAACCTGACCTTCACTTTTCCAAAACACTCACAGAAAGAGGTTCTTTTCACCGATACCATTCTGATCACTTCCAATATCCTGGTGGTTACTTTGCTGATCTATTACAAAGACAAGATCAGAAAGCTTGAGATTATATCTCAGTTCACCCAAAACCAGAAGGCAGAAAAAGAAAAGATAATACCTCCAAAAGCAGCACCTGAAGATCAGGATACTGATAATGAAAATATGGAGAAACTCTTTTCTAAAATTGAAGGTTCTATGACTGAAAACATGCTGTTTAAAGATGTAAAGTTCAATCTTTCTTCGTTGAGCGTTGCCCTGAATGTCAACAGCACTTACATCTCCAAAGCGATACGATATAAGGGATATCCCAATTTCAACAGTTACCTGAACACCTACAGAATTAACTACGTGAAGAAACTATTCACTGAAATCGATTTTCAGAAAACCACATTAATGTACGTGTATACGGAGGCTGGATTTTCCAATCAATCTACTTTCAACAGGGTTTTTAAACAAATTGAAGGCATTACCCCTTCAGAATATTTTCAGAAAACCCTTAAGGACAGCAATGAAAGCGGTCTGTAA